DNA sequence from the Novosphingobium sp. KACC 22771 genome:
GCACCGTGATCGGGGTTGATCCCCCGGCCTCGGCGGCAGGGGACGCCTGCGGCATCATCGTCGCGCAATTGGGCGAGGACGGGGTGGCGCGGATCCTTGCCGACGCCACCGTCCATCGCGCCAGCCCGGAAAAATGGGCCCGCGCCGTGGCCGAGGCCGCCGCCACATGGCGCGCCGACCGCGTTGTAGCTGAGGCAAATCAGGGCGGGGCCATGGTGGAAAGCGTGTTGCGCGCGGCCAATGTCGCCCTGCCCATCCGGCTGGTCCATGCCAGCGTGGGCAAGGCGGCGCGGGCCGAACCGGTGGCCGCGCTCTATGAAACCGGCCGCGTGCGCCATGTCGGCGCCTTCCCCGCGCTGGAGGACCAGCTTTGCGGTCTGGTGGCGGGCGGGGCCTATCAGGGGCCGGGCCGCTCGCCCGACCGCGCCGATGCGGCCGTCTGGGCCTTGACCGAGCTGATGCTCTCCACCCGCGCCCCGCCGCGCGTGATCGATTTGTGAGCCCATCGCCCAACCACCTGTTTTGAAAGGCGAACCATGACCTTCCTTGAAACCATCGCTTCCGCCTTCAAGGGCAAGGGAGCCCGCGTGCCGCTGGCGCAATCCTATGTCTCGCCATGGGTTTTCAGCAACGGCCAGAGCGGTCGGCAGCCCTTTGATTATCATCAGGCGGTGCGCCGCGCCTATCTGGAAAATCCGGTGGCGCATCGCGCCGTGCGGCTGGTGGCCGATGGCATTGCCGGGGCGCCGCTGGCTCCGACCGATCCTTCGCTGGCCATGCTGGTGCTGGAAACCTCGGCGGGGCAATCGCTGCTCGAAACGCTGGCCAGCCAGTTGCTGCTTCACGGCAATGCCTATGTGCAGATCCTCAAGGACGGACTGGGCTATCCGGTTGAACTCTTCGCGCTGCGCCCCGAACGGGTGTCGCTGGTGTTCGGTCAGGATGGCTGGCCCACGGGCATCACCTATCGCGTGGGCGACCGCTCGATGACCATCCCGATGTGCGATGCCGATGCCTCGCCCAATATCATCCACATCAAGGGCTATCATCCGGGCGACGATCATTATGGCGCAGGCTGCCTTGGCGCGGCGGATCAGGCGGTGGCCACGCATAATGCGGCGGCCAATTGGAACCGGTCCTTGCTGGAAAATGCCGCGCGGCCTTCGGGGGCGCTGGTCTATGATGCGGGCAATGGCGGGGGCCTGTCGGGCGAACAGTTCGACCGGCTGCGCGAGGAATTGAACCGGGTGTTTTCCGGCTCTCCCAATGCCGGCCGGCCGATGCTGCTCGAAGGGGGGCTGAAATGGCAGTCGATGTCGATGTCGCCCGCCGACATGGATTTTGCCGCGCTCAAATCCGCCGCCGCGCGCGATATTGCGCTGGCCTTTGGCGTGCCGCCGATGCTGCTGGGCCTGCCGGGCGACAGCACGTATAACAATTACAAGGAGGCCAACAAGGCGCTCTGGCGGCTGACGCTGCTGCCGCTGGCCGACAAGCTGCTTTCGGCCATTGCCGAGGGGCTGGAAACCTGGTTCCCCGATGCGCGTCTTGGGATCGACCTTGATCGCATCCCCGCGCTGGCCGAGGACCGGCAGGCGCTGTGGAGCCAGATCAACGCCGCCAATTTCCTGACCGATGCGGAAAAGCGCGAGATGCTGGGGCTTCCCGCGCTTGGTTTGGCGCCCGAAGCCGCCCCGGTGCAGCCATGAAGCGCGAGGACATGCTGGCGCGGCTGATGGCGCAGGAAAATGCCGATGGCGGCGACCTGATCACCCTGCGCGCGATTGTCGAGGAGGCCAGCGAACTGGGCGCGGCGCGCATGCTGGCGCGCATGGGCCTGAATGACGATGGCGCCTCCGATGACCTGTCGGAACTGCGCGAACTGTTGCGCGCGTGGCGCGATGCCAAGCGCAGCATGTGGAAGGCGGTAATCGACTGGCTGGTGCGCGCCGGACTGGCTGCGGTGCTGGTGGGGATCGCGATGCGGTCGGGTGCGGGAGAGTTGTTGAAATGACGATACAAACCGACAGCACCCTGCGCTTTGCCGGCTATGCCGCCCTGTTCGACAAGCGCGACGCGGGGCGCGACACGATCCGCCCGGGCGCCTTTTCCCGCACGCTGGCCGAGCGCGATGCCCGCCGCCAAGGCCCCCTGCCCCTCTATTGGCAGCACAACCCGGACCAGCGCATCGGCTGGATCGAAAATGCCGCCGAGGACGAGCGGGGGCTGCGCGTCATCGCCCGGATCGACAATCCGGCGGGCGGCGCGGCCGCCGCGCTCAAAACCGGCAAGGTCACGGGCCTGAGCTTTGGCTATCGCGCCCGCGCCTTTGACCGCGACGCGCAGGGGCGCGAATTGCGCGACATCGACCTTTATGAAGTCAGCCTGGTGTCCCACCCGATGCAGCATGACGCACGGGTCCATATGGTCAGCGGAGCAACCGCCGCCTGAGCGCGGCGCGATCATCACCCCTCTTTTTCCGTTTTCGTCGAGCCGCCTTTGGGGGCGGCCCTCTTGTGTGAAAGGTAAATGCCCCATGGAACATGAAAACCTGAGCAATGGTCTCGACGCTTCGTTCGATATCGTGGCCCGTCAGGAAGCCGCCGATGCCGCGCTTTTGGCGCTGCGCGGCGAGATTGAGGAAGTAAAGTCACGGTTTCGCACGTCCCGCCCGCCGTTGGGGGCAACCCATGGCGGCGATCACGAGCTGAAGGGCTTTGTCGATGGCTATCTGCGTGCCGGGCGCGATGCCGAGCTGAAATCGCTCAACACCGCCGTGATGGGCGATGGCGGTTTTGTCGTTCCCACCGTGCTGGACCAGCAGATCGCCGAACGTCTGCTGCGCCTCAGCCCAATCCGCGCCATTGCGCAGGTGGTCCAGACCACCACCTCGGACTATCGCAAGCTGATCGCCACCGGTGCGCCCCAGTCGGGCTGGGCCAGCCAGACCGCCGCGCGCGGCGAAACCACCTCGCCCAAATTTGCCGAGATCATCCCCCCCTCGGGCGAGCTTTATGCCAACCCTTCGGCCACGCAGTTCATGCTCGACGATGCCGGTTTTGATGTCGAAGCCTGGCTGGCGGGCCAGATCGCCAATGAATTTGCCCGCGCCGAAGGGGCCGCCTTCGTTTCGGGCACCGGCACCAACCAGCCGCTGGGCTTTTTGACCGGCACGCCCAGCAGCGCCGATGACACGACGCGCAGCTTCGGCACGCTCCAGTATCTGGGCTCGGGCGATGCCGCCGGGCTGGGCACGATGCCCGATGATCGCCTGATCGACATGGTGATGGCGCTCAAACCCGCCCACCGTCAGGGCGCGGCATGGGTGATGAATGCGGCCACCATCGCCCAGATCCGCAAGGTCAAGGATTCGACCGGCGCCTATATCTGGCAGCCTTCGGTGATGGAGGGCCAGCCCAACCGCCTGCTGGGCTATCCGGTGGTCGAGGCGGCCGATATGCCCGATGTGGCCGCCGGGGCCTATCCCATCGCCTTCGGCAATTTCCAGAACGGCTATCTGATCACCGAGCGTTTCGGCACCCGTCTGCTGCGCGATCCCTACAGCAACAAGCCCTATGTCAACTTCTACGCCACCAAGCGCGTGGGCGGACAGGTGCTGGATAGCGACGCGATCAAGCTGCTCAAGATCACCGCCTAAAGGCTCTCCCCGCCTGGCCCTTCGCGTTGCCATGTTTTGGGGCGCGAAGGGCGCCTTTTTCCGATCATCCAAGTAAGGGAGACCGCCATGACGCGGGTTATCGTCACGCCACCGGTCCTGGCACCTGCGGCGCTGGCCGAGCTGAAGGACTGGCTTGGCATCACCATTTCGGCGGACGATGCGGGTCTGACCGGCCTGCTCAGCACCGCGCTGGAGGTTTGCGCCGATTATATCGGGATGGTGCCGTTGAGCGCCACGTATGAAGAAACGGTCTGTGTCCCCACAGGGCGGATGGCCATGCCCGGTCCGGAGGATTGGCAAAGCTGCACCTATCCGGGCGATTGGCAGACGCGGGCAACCCACGACGGGTGGCACCGGCTGAGCCTTCGCCCGGTCAGTGCATTTGTCTCGGTTGAGGCCTTGAGCAGCACGGGGCAGCGTACTGCGCTGGCCACCGACCGCTATGGCGTGCGGATCGACGGCGATGGGCAAGGCGCGATCCGCATTCCTGCGGGCAGCGGGCTCGACCGGGTGGTGGTGCGCTATTGCGCAGGAATGGCCGATCAATGGTCGGGCCTGCCCGAATCTTTGCGCCACGGGATCATGCGCCTGGCCGCCCATCAATATCGCCAGCGCGAAAGCACCGGGGCCGACGCCCTGCCGCCTGCGTCGGTCACGGCCCTTTGGCGGCCGTGGCGCCGGATGCGTCTGGCATGATCTCGGCCTCGTTTGCGCCCGATCCGGGCCAATTGGCGCTCGCACTGACCCGGCAGGCCGAAGCCATGGCCGAACAAATCGCCCGGCAGGCTCAGAACAGCCGCGATTCCAACGCCATCTGGCGCGATGCGCGCCTGCTCTGGCCCGCCTTTACCGCCCATCAAGGAGGATAGGCCCGATGGAAATTCCCCTGCGCGCCAGTCTGATCGAATGGCTGGCTGGCGATGCGTTGCTTGTCACCATGCTCAATTCCGTCACCGAGGAAGCGCCCAGCCGCACCGCTTTGCCGTGGCTGGCCATCGCCACCAGCGCCAGCGTGGATTGGAGCACCAAGAGCGAGGCGGGATGCGAAACGCGCATCGCTCTTGAACTCCACCTGCGCGGCGACCGGCCCGAGGATGGCGCAGCGGTGACGGCCGCGGTTCAGGCCCGCGTTGCCAGCCTGCCGCGTGATCAGGGCGCCTATCGCATCGTCACGCTCAACTTCCTGCGCAGCCGCGCAGAAGCGCGGCCCAACAACACGCGCGCGATGCTCTTGGAATATCGCTTCCGCACCATCGCCGCCTGAAACCATTTCCTTTTACGGAGGACACCATGACCGCTCAATCGGGAGCCGCCTTTCTGCTGAAAATCACCGATGGCGCCGCCACGCCCACGTTCAACACCGTGGCGGGCCTGCGCACCACCCAGATGTCGATTGCCGGCCAAGCCGTGACCATCACCACCAAGGACAGCGCGGGCTGGCGCGATCTGCTGTCCGGCGCGGGCGCGCGCACCGTTTCGGTCAGCGCCGCAGGCGTGTTCATGGGATCGGCCGCCGAGGCCCGCATCCGCACCAATGCGCTGAACGGAGCGATCGACACCTATCAGCTCAGCTTCGAAGACGGCAGCAAAATGCAGGGCAAGTTCCTGGTCCAGAAGCTGGAATATTCGGGCGATTACAACAATGAGCGCTCCTATACAATCCAGTTGGAAAGCTCTGGGCCGGTGGTGTCGGTATGAACCCGGCCAACCCCTGGCGCGGCGAATCCAGCCTGATCGTGGCGGGCGAGGCGCGCGTGCTGCGCCCCAGCTTTGCCGCGCTGGTGGCCGCCGAGGAGGAATTGGGGCCGCTCTTCGCTTTGGTGGAGCGGGCGGCGGCGGGGCAATTGCGGCTGGCCGAACTGATCGGCCTGTTCTGGCATTGCCTGGCCCGGCGCGATGGGCTCACCCGCGAGCAATTGGGCGAGGCGGTGGTGGCGCAGGGGCTGGCGGGCGTATCTCCCCAATTGCGCGGCCTGTTGGGCCAGATCCTGCAGGGCGAAGGGTGATGGAGCATAGCGCCAGTTTTGGCCCCGCAGCGCGCCGATTGGCCGGGCTGGCAGCACGGCTGCTGGGATGGCGACCCCATGAATTCTGGGGCGCAACGCCT
Encoded proteins:
- a CDS encoding phage portal protein yields the protein MTFLETIASAFKGKGARVPLAQSYVSPWVFSNGQSGRQPFDYHQAVRRAYLENPVAHRAVRLVADGIAGAPLAPTDPSLAMLVLETSAGQSLLETLASQLLLHGNAYVQILKDGLGYPVELFALRPERVSLVFGQDGWPTGITYRVGDRSMTIPMCDADASPNIIHIKGYHPGDDHYGAGCLGAADQAVATHNAAANWNRSLLENAARPSGALVYDAGNGGGLSGEQFDRLREELNRVFSGSPNAGRPMLLEGGLKWQSMSMSPADMDFAALKSAAARDIALAFGVPPMLLGLPGDSTYNNYKEANKALWRLTLLPLADKLLSAIAEGLETWFPDARLGIDLDRIPALAEDRQALWSQINAANFLTDAEKREMLGLPALGLAPEAAPVQP
- a CDS encoding DUF6127 family protein — protein: MKREDMLARLMAQENADGGDLITLRAIVEEASELGAARMLARMGLNDDGASDDLSELRELLRAWRDAKRSMWKAVIDWLVRAGLAAVLVGIAMRSGAGELLK
- a CDS encoding HK97 family phage prohead protease; the encoded protein is MTIQTDSTLRFAGYAALFDKRDAGRDTIRPGAFSRTLAERDARRQGPLPLYWQHNPDQRIGWIENAAEDERGLRVIARIDNPAGGAAAALKTGKVTGLSFGYRARAFDRDAQGRELRDIDLYEVSLVSHPMQHDARVHMVSGATAA
- a CDS encoding phage major capsid protein, translating into MEHENLSNGLDASFDIVARQEAADAALLALRGEIEEVKSRFRTSRPPLGATHGGDHELKGFVDGYLRAGRDAELKSLNTAVMGDGGFVVPTVLDQQIAERLLRLSPIRAIAQVVQTTTSDYRKLIATGAPQSGWASQTAARGETTSPKFAEIIPPSGELYANPSATQFMLDDAGFDVEAWLAGQIANEFARAEGAAFVSGTGTNQPLGFLTGTPSSADDTTRSFGTLQYLGSGDAAGLGTMPDDRLIDMVMALKPAHRQGAAWVMNAATIAQIRKVKDSTGAYIWQPSVMEGQPNRLLGYPVVEAADMPDVAAGAYPIAFGNFQNGYLITERFGTRLLRDPYSNKPYVNFYATKRVGGQVLDSDAIKLLKITA
- a CDS encoding head-tail connector protein gives rise to the protein MTRVIVTPPVLAPAALAELKDWLGITISADDAGLTGLLSTALEVCADYIGMVPLSATYEETVCVPTGRMAMPGPEDWQSCTYPGDWQTRATHDGWHRLSLRPVSAFVSVEALSSTGQRTALATDRYGVRIDGDGQGAIRIPAGSGLDRVVVRYCAGMADQWSGLPESLRHGIMRLAAHQYRQRESTGADALPPASVTALWRPWRRMRLA
- a CDS encoding DUF3168 domain-containing protein, which encodes MEIPLRASLIEWLAGDALLVTMLNSVTEEAPSRTALPWLAIATSASVDWSTKSEAGCETRIALELHLRGDRPEDGAAVTAAVQARVASLPRDQGAYRIVTLNFLRSRAEARPNNTRAMLLEYRFRTIAA
- a CDS encoding phage major tail protein, TP901-1 family; this encodes MTAQSGAAFLLKITDGAATPTFNTVAGLRTTQMSIAGQAVTITTKDSAGWRDLLSGAGARTVSVSAAGVFMGSAAEARIRTNALNGAIDTYQLSFEDGSKMQGKFLVQKLEYSGDYNNERSYTIQLESSGPVVSV
- a CDS encoding gene transfer agent family protein, with the translated sequence MNPANPWRGESSLIVAGEARVLRPSFAALVAAEEELGPLFALVERAAAGQLRLAELIGLFWHCLARRDGLTREQLGEAVVAQGLAGVSPQLRGLLGQILQGEG